The Schistocerca gregaria isolate iqSchGreg1 chromosome 4, iqSchGreg1.2, whole genome shotgun sequence genome contains a region encoding:
- the LOC126267973 gene encoding terminal nucleotidyltransferase 5C, giving the protein MEDTKASAPSSATTVKTNAAAAQPKKEDTATPSVSAEGMGLPLMQCGSLEIGEERRRRVNMMETLSQVSENSTGGSGSGGQQRLAVLSYEQVRRLNDVMDEVVSIHGRGNFPTLEVRLRDLVTVVRAKLEAETGVRVRDIRLNGGAASHVLATESQPYNDLDLIFAVELSGGRNFDRVKTAVLGSLFDLLPEGVSRKRITTCSLKEAYVSKMVKVNHDGDRWSLISLGNSRGHKNVELKFVDSMRRQFEFSVDSFQIVLDSLLLFYECSELPIGENFYPTVVGESVYGDFQEALYHLHKKLIATRHPEEIRGGGLLKYCYLLVKNYRPAQPDYIKTLERYMCSRFFIDFSDINQQRAKLENYLWNHFVDADEEQLKYQYLMLLHSVVEESTVCLMGHERRQTLALIEELAYRVLFAEQSRLLAAHHQAAAPAATAPAAPAPTATLLYTTGHGHVFYAPVIPTCTCAGGAAAAWMAAAAAACSS; this is encoded by the coding sequence TGTGGCTCCTTGGAGATCGGCGAGGAGCGTCGTCGGCGCGTCAACATGATGGAGACCCTGAGCCAGGTCAGCGAGAACTCGACCGGCGGCAGCGGTAGCGGCGGCCAGCAGCGGCTGGCGGTGCTCAGCTACGAGCAGGTGCGCCGCCTCAACGACGTCATGGACGAGGTGGTGTCGATCCACGGGCGCGGCAACTTCCCCACGCTGGAGGTGCGCCTGCGAGACCTGGTGACGGTGGTGCGCGCCAAGCTGGAGGCGGAGACGGGCGTCCGCGTGCGCGACATCCGCCTCAACGGCGGCGCCGCGTCGCACGTGCTCGCCACCGAGTCGCAGCCCTACAACGACCTCGACCTCATCTTCGCCGTCGAGCTGTCGGGCGGGCGCAACTTCGACCGCGTCAAGACGGCCGTGCTGGGCTCGCTGTTCGACCTGCTGCCCGAGGGCGTCAGCCGCAAGCGCATCACCACGTGCAGCCTCAAGGAGGCGTACGTCTCCAAGATGGTGAAGGTGAACCACGACGGCGACCGCTGGTCTCTCATCTCGCTCGGCAACTCGCGCGGCCACAAGAACGTCGAGCTAAAGTTCGTCGACTCGATGCGGCGCCAGTTCGAGTTCTCCGTCGACTCGTTCCAGATCGTGCTCGACTCGCTGCTGCTCTTCTACGAGTGCAGCGAGCTGCCCATCGGCGAGAACTTCTACCCGACCGTCGTCGGCGAGTCGGTGTACGGCGACTTCCAGGAGGCGCTCTACCACCTGCACAAGAAGCTGATCGCGACCAGGCACCCGGAAGAGATCCGCGGCGGCGGCCTGCTCAAGTACTGCTACCTGCTCGTCAAGAACTACCGGCCGGCGCAGCCCGACTACATAAAGACGCTCGAGCGCTACATGTGCTCGCGCTTCTTCATAGACTTCTCAGACATCAACCAGCAGCGCGCCAAGCTGGAGAACTACCTGTGGAACCACTTCGTGGACGCGGACGAGGAGCAACTCAAGTACCAGTACCTGATGCTGCTGCACAGCGTCGTCGAGGAGTCGACCGTGTGCCTGATGGGCCACGAGCGGCGGCAGACGCTCGCCCTCATCGAGGAGCTGGCCTACCGCGTGCTGTTCGCCGAGCAGAGCCGGCTGCTGGCGGCGCACCACCAGGCGGCCGCCCCCGCagccaccgcccccgccgcccccgcgcccaCCGCCACGCTGCTCTACACGACGGGGCACGGCCACGTGTTCTACGCGCCCGTCATCCCCACGTGCACGTGCGCCGGCGGCGCCGCCGCTGCGTGGATGGCCGCAGCTGCCGCCGCTTGCTCCTCGTGA